From the Cloeon dipterum chromosome 4, ieCloDipt1.1, whole genome shotgun sequence genome, the window AAATAGGGTTGCGTTGTCtgaaagaccgtctttgacgtagtttctgagcacaccaatcgattcttgagggtcgagtTAGGTagaatggatatttttccgaccaaaatgtCGAGCAcaacgtgcgtagcacaagtagaacttttttcccgccaaaacaaaatgaatgcgataagtgcgcatgcgtcagagctggtttgagcacttgcggAGAGACCGCAGCtatacgaatgacttctttgtcagatccagccaactctgacgcatgcgcacatctcgcattcatatggttttggtgggaaaaaaggtacgcacgtcgcgctggacgttTTGGCCTGAAAAATATCCTCAGtacctcaagaatcgattggtgtgctcggaaacttcgtcaaagaggAACCCAAACATCCTGTAGATGATCCTACTTCTACATCTGAATTTTCGTGTTGAATTGAtgttaatattccaattttacccgTTCGCGTGAAAACCTTGACCAATAAggaatgaatataatttttagaaatggaAAAGCCTtgttcttatttaaaaattattcagttaTAAGGGGTTTTATTTGACTTACTACTATCACATAGAAACTGTCGATCAATCTGTTGCTACGTTCCTTACGCAGATAGATATGCATAAATATAGTCGTTGAGAATTGTAGGCTGGCGAAGACGTCTTATTTAAAAGTCAATACTCAGCAGTGTCCTTATTCGCAGGACAAATGCGCGCATAATTTCATAATAGCTGTGCAAAAGGGCCAAGAAGAAAAGTTGTGCTCAGCCGAGGCGAATATGGAGCTGCATcatcagccagccagcaggcCATGCCagttaatatgtatttgtcaAGCCATTGGGGCCGTTTTCTAATCCCGGGGCCAAATAGCAGAATAAAAGCATTGGTGGTGAGAGGGACGAGCTGGAGATCGAGAAAGAGAGCGTTTGGCACCCGTCCTGGCCTCATTTGGCGGGCCAATCTCCGCGGCCCATTGCACACGCCCGCAGGCCTCTTTTCGAGAGCCGAccttgatttgcattttaaaagaaaatgccCCGTTGTTGCTCCCTcgcgagaaaattgaaaagcgaCTCTTGGCGAGCCACCCGCAGTGCGAAAATcgagttttcatttcatttttgcacattaCGCGCCCGCCGGCGGGGAGCGACCGACAATTACTTTCAGATTCAGCTCCTAGGCTGCTCGCAACTCGCAGGATTTCAGGGAAAAGCGCAGGCAGTGGCTGGGTCCCGGAGGTGCCCACTCTGTGATGATGACAATAATGCCGAGCTGCACAACTAAACGCTAACTGTGCCTCTGGGACAAACACGCGCGCATGAAGAAACAAAACGACACCGCCAGAAAAGCCAGGAAGCGCGCTGCAGTCTAGTGTGCACCGCAGTTTTATTTACCCGCAGCTAGGAATTCCGGGCATTGGAGGCCCTCTTCTATTTATTATACCGCTTACGTGCTCGGGGCATCTAAATAATTGCAGCCCTTTGGGCAATGACAAGAATcttgaaaatgagaaaatattatttgtcctTAATATAtagtctttttaaattttgatctaaaATGTGGAAAGAACCAAAGAAGAAACACATTATTCGATTTTAATgttgattttgtatttcaagATCTAAAATTACTATGTACAGATATAGCTGGATTTCTAAAATCTTTTGTTTTCCACGATGTTGATGGAATTGTATACATTTAAAAGTAATAgtcaaacaattataaaattgatagGTCATTTATAGACCTCGTGTTCGTAtgataatttcttttcctctATATAAATGAAGAAGTACACTTTTACGTCAGTTGACGCCATCTCTTAGTCAGCAATGCAGTCAGACTCTTGAATTCGATAAAATCCATTGGATAAAATTGGTCTATATTCACCATTCATTGACGTTTACAAATATGTCATATGCGATGATGGATGGTCTATGGAGACAGCATGGCAAATTGCTCTAGCGATGTCCTCTGGGGCAATGTCGTGTATTGGGATATAATCTTCTGGCTTGGTACTCACTAACCTATGAGAGGTTCTAATGTTCTGAAATAAGAGAATTATTGCTTATATTCTATATATGTTCTCTATAACACATTAAAAACTCACGTTGACTTGAATTGGTAGAAACGATTCCTTAACTTCGGCCTCTAGAACGGCAGTCAGTCGTCTCACAGCATCGTGAGTTGCAAGATACGCTCCTGAGAATGCTCTCATATCTTGCTTCCCGACCAAGCTAAAAGTTGGACAAATTTacaaatcattaaaatgcGTCAACTTCATTTACAGAAAGAAACAGAGTAaattaccaattttaaaatttagaattgttTGCTATATTACCTGGAAATGGTAATGATGTGGCCATTTGTAGTACCATTGGCCATCATTTCCCAAACGGCCGCTCTGGAAAACAGGAGTGTGCCAATGATGTTGGTTTCATACATCTTCTTCAACGTTGCAGGATTGCTCGCTAAATGAGGAAATTCTTTAGAGTGCTTACTAAAAATACGTTAATAACATTATTACAAGTAATAGTACAGTTGTGGAACAATCCAGCGGCATTCACGAGCACATCAGTGCGGCCAAACTCTTTCCTTGTCCAGTTGAGAATCCTACTGATGTCGCGTAGTTGGGTCACGTCACCATACACAAAGACCATCTTGCCCGTGTGGTCCTCTTCATCCCACTGGGGAGTTCCAACCAATTTACGGGAAACTCCAACCACCTTCATGCCCAAATTAACCATTTGGCGGGCCGTGGCCGCTCCAATACATGACCTGGCTCCAGTCACAATAGCAACGCGATTCGCCAAGTTTTTCAGTATCATATTCGAATTATTGCTGTGACTTTAGAGAAGTTTTAGCTAAGTAAGGTGGTGAGGTTATCAAGTGCTCACAGGTACGCTGACaggatgaaattaaatgcgaTTTTTGCTTATTCTAGCCCTTAATAACATATTGGCTTTAGAAAAAGAGGGGGTATAGATATTCAAGAAGTCAAAGCACTCTTGGTGAGGTCTGCAAATCATTAACagaaaatagttgaaattcaCGAGGGTGATAAATTCCTGGAATCACTgcgatggaaaaatatttgaccacTGTCAGACCGCTTGCGTGCTCGAGGCATCTAAATAATTGCAGCCCTTCCGGCAATGACAAGAATcttgaaaatgagaaaataatttttgttcttgataCAAAGTCTTTATAGATTTTGATCTAAAATGGGGAAAGAACAAAGaagaaacacatttttcgaTATTGATgttgattttgtatttcaagATCTAAAGTTACTATGTACAGAGATAGCTGGATTTCTAAAATCTTTTGTTTGTACGAcgttaatgaaattttataaatttaaaagttttagtcagacaataaaattgattggtCAATATTAGACCTCGTGGTCGGATATGATATTTTCTATTCCTCTATATAAATGGAGAAGAGTACACTTTTACGTCAGTGGACGCCAcctcttacaattagtcagCAATGCAGTCAAACTCTTGAATTCGATAAAATTGGACTATTTTCACCATACATTGCCGTTTACAAATATGGCATTATTGGATGGTCTATGGAGACAGCATTGCAAATTTCTTTAGCGATGTCCTCTGCGGTAACTTGGCGTATTGGGATATAATCTTCTGGCTTGGTAGTCACAAACCAATGAGGGGGTTTAATGTTCTGAAATTAGAGAATTGCTTATATTGTATGTTCCCTACTATAGCACATTAAAAACTCACGGTGACTGTAATTGGTAGAAGCGATTCCCTAACTTCGGCATTCAGCTTTTCAGTCAGTTGTCTCACACTTTCGTGAGTTGCAATACACGCTACTGAGATTGGGCCAATATCTTGTTTCCCGACCAAGCTAAAAGTTGGACAAATTTacaaatcattaaaatgcGTCAACTTCATTTACAGAAATAGATAGAGTAaattaccaattttaaaatttagaattgttTACTATATTACCTGGAAATGGTAATGATGTGGCCATTTGTAGTACGATTGGCCATCATTTCCCAAACGGCCGCTCTGGAAAACAGGAATGAGGCAGCTACGTTGGTTACATACAGCTTCATCAACGTTGCTGGATCGCACGCTAAGtaatgaggaaatttttaaaagggctTACTAAAAAAACGTTAGTAACGTTCTTACGATTAATGTTGTGGAACCATCCAGCGGCATTCACGAGCACATCAGTGCGGCCAAACTCTTTCCTGGTCCAGTTGAGAATCTTTTCCACGTCGGGTGGATAGGTCACGTCACCTTGCACAAAGACCATCTCACCCGTATGGCCCTCTTCGCTGGTAACTTCTTTCCGCTGGGGAGTTCCAATCAATTTACGGGAAACGCCAACCACCTTCATGCCCAAATCAACCATTTGGCGGGCAGTGGCCGCTCCTATACCTGTGCTGGCTCCAGTCACAATTGCAACGCGATTCGCCAAGTTTTTCAGTAtcatattgaaattattgctgTGACTTTAGAGAAGTTTTGGCTCAGGTGGTGAGGTTATCAAGTGCTCACAGGTACGCTGACaggatgaaattaaatgcgagTTTTGCTTATTCTAGCCCTTAACATATTGGCTTTAGAAAAAGAGGGGGTAGGTATTTTAGAATTCAAAGCACTCTTGGTGAAGTCTGCAAATAATTAACAGAAAATAGTTGATATTCCTGAGGGTGATACATTACTGGAATCACTgcgatggaaaaatatttggccaCTGTCAGACCGCTTCCGTGCTCGAGGCATCTAAAAAATTGTAGCCCTTTCGGCAATGACGAGAATcttgaaaatgagaaaatattatttgtcctTAATACACGACCAGGTCCCgggaaaattgcgcaactttcaacaaccaaacgcgaatttccttgttgcaagaaaaggtcaacaatcaattcaacaatgaaaatttgtgtgtttgttgaacgttgcgcaattttaccgggaccaaaATGGTCACATAgtctttttgaattttgatctAAAATGTGGAAAGAATCAAAGAAGAAACACATTATTCGATgttgattttgtatttcaagATCTAAAATTACTATGTACAGATAGAGCTGGATTTCTaaaatcttttgtttttcacGATGTTAATGGAATTGTATACATTTAAAAGTTATAGTCAGacaattacaaaattgattgGTCAATATTAGACCTCGTGGTCGCATATGATAATTTCTGTTCCTCTATATAAATGAAGAAGAGTACACTTTTACGTCAGTTGACGCCAcctcttacaattagtcagCAATTAATGCAGTCAAAATCTTGAATTCGATAAAATTGGACTTTTTTGACCATACATTGACGTTTACAAATATAATGGCAATAATGGATGGTCTATGGAGACAGCATTGCAAATTTCTGTAGCGATGTCCTCTGCGGTAACTTGGCGTATTGGAATATAATCTTCTGGGTCGGTAGCCACTAACCTAAGAGGGGGTATGTTCTGAAATAAGAGAATTGCTTATATTGTATGTTCTCTATAACACATTATAAACTCACGGTGACTGTAATTGGTTCAAGCGATTCCCTAACTTCGGCATTTAGAATTTCAGTCAGTTGTCTCACAGTTTCGTGAGTTGCAAGATACGCTCCTGAGAATGCGCTCATATCTTGTTTCCCGACCAAGCTAAAAGTTGGACAAATTTacaaatcattaaaatgcGTCAACTTCATTTATAGAAAGAAATAGGGTaaattaccaatttaaaatttagaattgttTACTAT encodes:
- the LOC135944178 gene encoding uncharacterized protein LOC135944178, which codes for MYETNIIGTLLFSRAAVWEMMANGTTNGHIITISSLVGKQDMSAFSGAYLATHETVRQLTEILNAEVRESLEPITVTNIPPLRLVATDPEDYIPIRQVTAEDIATEICNAVSIDHPLLPLYL
- the LOC135942313 gene encoding farnesol dehydrogenase-like → MVDLGMKVVGVSRKLIGTPQRKEVTSEEGHTGEMVFVQGDVTYPPDVEKILNWTRKEFGRTDVLVNAAGWFHNINPCDPATLMKLYVTNVAASFLFSRAAVWEMMANRTTNGHIITISSLVGKQDIGPISVACIATHESVRQLTEKLNAEVRESLLPITVTNIKPPHWFVTTKPEDYIPIRQVTAEDIAKEICNAVSIDHPIMPYL
- the LOC135942312 gene encoding farnesol dehydrogenase-like, which encodes MILKNLANRVAIVTGARSCIGAATARQMVNLGMKVVGVSRKLVGTPQWDEEDHTGKMVFVYGDVTQLRDISRILNWTRKEFGRTDVLVNAAGLFHNSSNPATLKKMYETNIIGTLLFSRAAVWEMMANGTTNGHIITISSLVGKQDMRAFSGAYLATHDAVRRLTAVLEAEVKESFLPIQVNNIRTSHRLVSTKPEDYIPIHDIAPEDIARAICHAVSIDHPSSHMTYL